The genomic interval GATCTGCCGCTCGCGGTCGACGTCATCTGCGACATGATCACCTCCGCGACGCTGACCGGCGCGGACGTCGAGAGTGAGCGCGACGTCATCGACGAAGAGATCGCGATGCACGCCGACGAGACGTCGGACCACATCCACGACCTGTTCGCCGAGCAGCTCTGGGGCAAGTCCCCGCTCGGCCGCTCGATCACCGGTACGCCGGAATCGGTCGCCGGGCTGTCCCGCCAGCAGGTCGTGGGCTGGTACCGGCGCCGCTACAAGCCGTCCAACATCGTGGTCTCGGTGGCCGGCAACGTCGACCACGCCGAGGTCGTTCGCCTGGTCCGCAAGGCGTTCGAGCGTCATTGGGTCACCGCCGAGGCCGAGCCGGTCGCGGTACGGCGCGATGCCGGCAAGCGGATCCCGACGTACAGCGGTGTGCAGGTCCATCACCGCGACGTCGAGCAGGCGCATCTGGTGCTCGGGATGCCCGGCCTGGTCCGGAGCGACGAGCGCCGGTACATCGCCGGCGTACTGCACGGGATCGTCGGCGGCGGGATGTCGTCGCGGCTGTTCCAGGAAGTGCGGGAGAAGCGCGGCCTGGCGTACTCGGTGTTCACGTTCGGTTCGGCGTACGCCGACTCCGGCATGGTCGGCGTGTACGCCGGCTGCCTGCCGAAGAAGGCCCCCGAGGTCCTGGACGTGATCCGCGGCGAGCTCGAGTCGATTGCCAATGGCAACATCACGCCGGACGAACTGCTCCGCGGCAAGGGCCAGATGCGCGGCTCGGTCGTGATGGGGCTGGAAGACACCGGCGCCAAGATGACCCGCATCGCCAAGGCCGAGCTCGTCTACGGCGAGCTGCCCACGGTCGACGACATTCTGCACCGCATCGACTCCGTCACCCTCGACGAGGTCACCCAGCTGGCGGCCGACCTCTACGCCGGCACGCCCGCCCTCACCGTGATGGGCCCCTTCGACGAGGACACCACCGCCTTCACCCTGTAGCGCCCTGGTGGCAGACTGGCAGATGGCCTGGGGGAGGCTTGGGGGCAGGTCATGGGCACGGTCGAGGACTTTCGTGGCGAGCTGATTCAGCCGGGCGATCCGTCGTACGACGAGCATCGCAAGGTCTGGAACGGGTCGATCGATCGTCGCCCCGGCGTGATCGCACGCTGTACCGGTGTCGCCGACATCCGCGCGGCGCTCGCGTACGCCCGTCGCACCGGCGGACCGGTTGCTGTGAGGGGCGGTGGGCACAGTTTCCCGGGGCATTCGACGTGTGACGGCGGGATCGTGCTGGATCTCGGGCTGCTCAAGGGGATTCGCGTCGACCCGGTACGGCGAACCGCCCGCGCGCAGGCCGGCGTACTGCTCGGGGAGCTCGACCGGGAGACGCAGGAGTTCGGGCTGGCGACCTCGGCCGGGATCGTCACGCACACCGGGCTGGCCGGGCTGACGCTCGGTGGCGGGATCGGCTGGCTGATGCGCAAGTACGGCCTGACGATCGACAACCTGCTGTCGGTCGACGTGGTCACCGCCGAGGGCGAGCTGCTGACCGCTGATGCGGAGCGCAACGCGGAGCTGTTCTGGGGCATTCGCGGCGGTGGCGGGAACTTCGGCATCGTCACCGACTTCGAGTTCCAGCTGCATCCGGTCGGCCCGACCGTGTACGCCGGTCTCATCGCCTGGCCGATGGAGCAATCGCCTGAGGTGATGCGCTTCTACCGCGACTGGATCAAGGACGTACCGGACGAGTTGACCACTGCGGTCGTTCACCGGTGTTTGCCTTCGCTGCCGACGATCCCGTCCGAGCTGCACGCCCGGCCGGCGGTGGTCGTGGTGGTGAGCTACTCGGGTGCCGTCGAGGACGGTGAACGCGTGGTCGCGCCGTTGAAGGCGTTCGCGCCGCCGATGGTCGATCTGTGCACCGCGCGGCCGTTCCTGAGCCTGCAGTCGATGCTCGACCCGACGTTCCCGCACGGCCGCTGGTACTACACCCGCGCCTGCGACGTCGACGAGTTGACCGACGAGGTCGTCGACATCGCGGTCGAACGTGGGCTGGCGATCGATTCGCCGTACTCGCTGTTCCCGATCTTCCATCTCGGCGGCGCGATCGCACGCGTGAGCCCGGACAGCACGGCGTACGGCGGCCGCTCGCACGGGCACGCGTTCAACTTCGTTGGTGCCACCCTCGGTCCGGACGGGTTCGAGGCGCAGCGGGACTGGGTCCGGGAGTCCTCACGGGCGCTGGAACCCCACCAGGCCGGCGTTTATGTCAACTTCCTCACCGACGAGGGCAGCGATCGGATCCGGTCCGCGTACGGCGCGACGACGTACGACCGGCTGCAGGCGCTCAAGCAGAAGTACGACCCGGGGAACCTGTTCCATCTCAATCAGAACATCCCGCCGCACTGAGCCGGACCGGCAGCGTCTGGTAGCCGCGGAGGACGAGCCGGTCGCGGCGGGCGGCTCGTCCGGCGGGTGACATCGAGGGGAAGCGCTCGACCAGGCGAGCGAACGCGACCGTGCCTTCCAGCCGGGCCAGGCTGTTGCCCAGGCAGATGTGCGCACCGGCGCCGAAGCTGAGCGGCTTGTTGTCGGTCCGCTCCGGATCGAACTCGTCGGGCTGCGGGAAACGCGCCGGATCACGGTTCGCCGCTCCGAGCAGCAGGATCAGGTCACTGCCGGCGGGCATCGGGACGCCGCCTGCCGAGAGCCCGTCCGTGTGCGCAACCCGGGTTGTCAACTGCACGGGGGAGTCGTACCGCAGGACCTCCTCGACAAAGGCCGCGGGGTCGCTGCTCACGGTCGACGTGAGTTGTGGCCGGTCGAGCAGGATCGCCAGGCCGTTGCCGAGCAGGTCCGTGGTGGTCTCGAAGCCGGCGACCAGGAGCAGGATGAGGTTGCCGAGGAGTTCCTCGTCGGACAGTCGCCCGTCGCCGGCATCGCGTGCAGCGACGAGTGCTCTGACCAGGCCGTCAGCGGCAGGGTTGCGGATGAGGTGGGCGAAGTACTCGCCGAGCTCACGCGCAGCCGCGTCCGCGGAGGCGTCCGGGGTATCGGTGAGTTCGAGCGCCGCCGTCAGGTCGGATGCGAGCGGGCGGAAGCGATCCCGCTCGGATGCCGGTACGCCGAGAAGCTCGCAGATGACCGTCACCGGTAGCTGGAAGGCGAACCGGTCCATGAAGTCGACCTCCGCCGGAAGATCGTCGAGCAGGTTGTCGACTGCGGCTTCGATGGCGGGCTGCAGCGCGGCGACGCGGCGGGGCGTGAAGACCTGCGAGATCAGCGACCGCATCCGCCCGTGGTCCGGCGGGTTGGCGCGAAGGATCGATCGCTGCATCAGCTCCAGAGACGGTTGGCTGGAGGGATCGGCCGGGATCCGGAAGCCCGGGTTCCGCAGTACTTCGTTGACAGCCGCGTAGCCGACGACCAGGAAGGCGGTGTCGGTGATCGGCAGCACCGGGCCGAGACGATGCGCCTCGGCGTACAGCGGGAACGGGTCGGCGCGACCTTCGGGCGACAGAAGCGATTCGATGAGGTTCACGCGCGCCGCCCGAGCAGGACGTACCCGACGGCGTACAGGGTCGCGCCGGCGACTTCGAAGATCTGGATCAGGCCGAACTTCGGACCCGAGGTGAAGATGAACAGGCCGCCGATCGTGTAGGCGAGCGCGCCGACGCCGAGCAGTACGCCGGTCAGCCGTTGCCGCAGCGTCCACCCGAGCCAGAGATAACTCAGCGGGAAGATCAGCAACGCCGGGAACACGATCAGTGCGGCAGGGGTGTCGAGGTCCGCGGGTTCGTGCACCATGCTCGGCGCGTACTCGGCCCGCACCGGGTTGTGCGAGCCGTCGAAGATGATCAGCGCGAACCAGAGCAGGGTGCCGACCAATGCGGCGTACCAGGCTCCGAGGTGGCGGCGCCGGGTGATTTGGTTGCCTAGCGCAATCATGCTGGCCAGACAGACGATCTGCAGCGCCAAGCCGGCCGCCTGGATGTCGTGCGTGAGCCCGTAGCGCTCGCCCACGTTCGCGATGCTCCAGCCGTCCCGGGCCGGGTGCAGCAGCGTCCCGAGCCAGAACACCGGCCCGCCGATGAACGCGGTCAGTCGCGCGGTGGTGCGCAGTTGCCGGCGCAGGCCGGTCGGCGCCGGAAGAGTCTCGGTCATCAGGGACCCGGCTTTCACTAGAGTGTGCCTCTAGCGAATCACTAGAGTCTCGCTCTAGTCAACTGGTAGTCTGACAGTCATGAGCGTGAGAGCGGAGAAAGCGCAGGCCAACCGGCAGCGGATGCGGACGGCCGCGCAGACCCTGTTCGCCGGCCGGGGGTACTCCGCGACGTCGATGCAGGCGATCGCCGACGAGGCCGGGATGGCAGTGCAGACCCTCTACTTCACGTTCGGCACCAAGCGTGCGCTGCTCGGCGAGTTGCTCGACGTCGCGGTCGCCGGTGATGACGAGCCGGTGCCGACGCTGGAGCGCCCGCGCGTGCTGGCGGCCATCGACAATCCTGATCCGGTGGCGCAGTTGCAGGAGCTGGCGGGGATCGCCCGGGAGATCTACGAGCGGGTTGCGCCGGTTCTCCAGGTCGTGGCGCACGCTGCGCCGGGAGACCCTGAGATCCACGAGTTGTGGATGACGAACAACGCCCAGCGCGCCGTCGCGATGGAGCGGTTCATCACTGCCCTCGCCGGCAAGACGCCCTTGCGCGACGGGCTCGACACCGCGATGGCGATCGACATTGCGCTCGCTCTGCAGAGCCCGGAGATGTACCAGTTCTTCACCACCCGCCGAGGCTGGTCACCGTCCCGCTGGGAACAGTGGACAGCCGACGCCCTCGTGACACAGCTCCTCCCGCCCCGGTAGGTTGGGGCCGTAAACGTCACCACGTGATCTGCCACTGGATCCCATCTGAACGGGCGGGGCCCGATTCAGGGATGACACGCATTTGACGGCCGGTGCGAGCGGCGCTGGATCACCAGCGCGGCTCCGGCCTGCTCTGCGTGAAAGAGGATCCTTGTGCTGGATGCGCTTCGTACTGCCCGCGATTCGTTGCTCGATGCCGTCCGGGTTGCCCCGGGGTGGTTGACGACGTACTCGATGTTGCAACTGGTTCTGGCGGTTCTGCCGGGTGCACAAGTCGTGCTGATCCGCTCGCTGGTCGATGGCGGCGGCACCTGGGGACCGTTGCTGGGACTGACCTTCGTCGTCGGCGCGATGTATCCGCTCACGCAGGTGTCGAACATCGCCGGTCAGCGGATGATGTTGCGGCTGCGGCTCGACTATCGCGTCGAGCTTGCCCGCGCTGCGGCGCGGTTGAGTCCGAGCCGACTCGCCGATCCTGAGGTGGTCAGGGACCTGGAGGCCGGGCAGGCGGCGACGCATCCGATGAGCGACGTCGCCGGTAAGCCGGTGCAGGTCCTGAGCGCGGCGGTCACGTCGGTCCTGTTGTGCATCGCGATCGCGTCGATCAACCTGCTGTCCGGGATCCTCGTGCTCGCCGCGCTGGTGCCGACGGTGCTCGCGTTCACGCTGATCTCCCGGATGGAGGCGAAGGGGTGGCCGCGCGTCGCCGAGTGCGATCGCGCGGCGGCGTACGCGACCGAACAGCTGATCCAGCAGCGTTCAGGCACCGAGCTGGCTGTTCTCGGATCCGGGTGGAAGGTTGCCGACCTGATCGCCGGCAGCCGGACGCAGGCGACCCATGTCCTCGACCAGATGATCTGGACGGCGATGAACTTCGAGCTGGCCGCTGCTCTGGTCACCGTCATGCTGTTCGGGGGAGCCCTGATCGCCCTCGTGGCCGGTGGTGCGAACGGTGGAGCGGCCGCCGCCGCAGTCGCCGGCACGATCACCGGTCTCAATGCGATCCGCCAATGCGGGTACGCCTTCGGAAGCATCGTCACCGCGGCCCCGCAAGCCTTGATTTACAGGCGATTCGTCCGGAGCGTGCCGGCTGCCGCGCCGCAAACCGTCGTACCGCACGTCGAGTCGGTTGCGCTCGATGAGGTGGACTTCGGGTACGGCGATCAACCCGTACTGCGCGACGTGTGCATCGAGGCCCGCCGGGGCGAGCTCGTCGCGTTGGTCGGCGTCAACGGCGCGGGGAAATCGACCGCGATCAACCTGCTCGTCGGGAGCCTGAGCCCGGACTCCGGGCGGGTGCTGATCGACGGCAAGGACGCCGCGCACCTGACCGAGGCCGAGCGGCTCGGGTACTTCGGTCTGCTGGTCCAGGAGTTCGGCCGCTTCGAGTTCACGCTGCGCGATGCCGTTGGTCTCGGCTCGCCAGGGGTTGCTGCGGACGAGGACGTTCGTACCGCGCTCGCGGACACGTTCGCCGCGGATCTGTCGCTCGACACCCAACTGGGTCAGCAGTGGGGCGGCACCGGCATCTCCGGTGGCCAGTGGCAACGACTCGCGCTGGCCCGGATCCGGCTCCGCAACGCCGGCGTCTGGATCCTCGACGAACCCACCTCAGCAATCGACGCCGAGGCCGAACGCGAGATCTTCGCCGACCTGCGCCGTACCAGCGCCGACCGCGTCACCATCGTCGTCTCCCACCGAGCCTGGACGCTCCGCGAAATGGACCGCATCTACGTCATCGACGACGGCGCTGTCGTCCAGCAAGGCACATACGCAGCCCTGATGTCCCACCCAACCGGCCGCTTTGCCCGCCTCTTCGCAGCCCAACGGGAGTGAACACACCGGCTGACATCTGACTGATTCCCGAAGGAAATCGAGTGTCAGCTCATCCCATCAGGCGTCGCGAATTCCTGCGATTCGCCCGCCCGGTTGCGGTCAGGGCGTGGGTTGCCGGTGGTCGGGGTGACTCGGGCGGCTGGTTGGCTCGCGCGGCTGGTTGGTTTGCGTAGGTGCTCGGCGGGCGGATCGGTTGGGAAGCGATCAGTCCGGCGGGTCAGGCGGTGTTGCGGAGGGGTGGTGGGTCTGGGTCGGACCAAGTAGGGCGCGTGACGACGGGGCGGCCGTTGGTGATGTGGAGGGTGAGGTGGCCCTGGTGGACGTTGATGTGGTCGCGCTTGCAGAGCAGTGCGAGATTGTCCAGTGAGGTCTGGCCTCCGTCGGCCCAGTGGATGACGTGGTGAGCCTCACACATCGCGGGAGGTGCTCCGCACATGACGCAGCCCCTGTCGCGGGCGTTGAGGGCTTGGCGGATCGCGCGGGTGACGAAGCGGTGCTCAGAGCCGATGTCGAGTGGCTCGGAGTTCGAGCCGAGCACCAGCGGGATGACGCCGGCATCGCAGGCAAGGCGTCGTACGGCGGAAGCGGGGAGGAAGTCGCCGTGGGTCAGGTTGCCGGCGCCTGTGCCGTTCTTGAGATCCTCGAGGTCGATCGTGACGGTGACGTGCGGCTTGATGTCGCCGTGGCCAGGCACTGCGGATCCGGTGCCTGCTGCCGCCGCCAGGACAGCGGTGAGCGCGTCGGCCTGGCGCTTGGTTCGGGCACGCGGGTCACGCCGGCCGTCCGCGGACTCGTGCGGTTTCGCGCCGGCGAAGATCAAGGTCTGGAGGAGTTCGGCGTTCTCGTCGGCGAGGTAGCCGCCGAAGGTGACGCCCCGATCGGCCTTCTTCAGCCACAAGGCCTCCGGCGACGACACGTCGTCGTCGGAAGGCTCGGACCCGTCCGTATCGAGCCGATTGCGGATCTCGGTCCCGAGCTTGCGCAGATCGCTTGGAGGCAACGCATCGGCTGCCTGCACCATCGCTTTTTCTGCGACCTGCAGATCCTCGACCGGAACCTTCGCCGAAGCGGGCACCTTCTCCAGTGCGGAGACGATCGCTGCTGCCTGTCCCGGGCTCAACAAGGCCTGCGAACCGGCCGCGGACTGTCCAGTGCCAAGTGCAGCCTCGACAACCGGGTACTTGTGCAGGGCATTCGCCAGCCGAAGATCTCGTCGTACGTCGGCAGAGTCCAAGCGGTAGCGAACCGACAGCAGCCGCACTGTGTCGTTTGCCCCAAGCTCCTTGGCGTATCCGTTCGCATCGAGAGCCGCGGCGAGGTGGAGACTGCGGACCTGGAGGCGGTTGATCTCGGCCTGCGCCGCATCGAGAGCGGTCAGCATTTCGCTGCTGCTCATCGACCAGATCGGTCGCTCGTCCAGGCGCTCCATGCCGACAACTCTAGCCACGCCCAAGGACAGTATTCGAACCGAAAAGGCCTTATCTGCAATGGATCTGGCTTATCCACAGCAGATGAATCTCACACCCGGCGATCAGGCAGATCTTGATATACCGCAGGACGGTCGTCAGCAACCCACAGCGGAACGCGAGCGGCGGCCCGATCCCAAGCGCGATGCCACCAAGACCGGCGGCGACAGCGAAATGGCCGGTCTGCGGTTGGTGACGGATGTCACCGGGTACGACGAGGACGCGGTACTGCGGACTCTCGTTGAGCGCGGTGTGGTGACGTTCGGCATGGCCTACTTCGGCGGTGGACCGCCGCCTGCATTGGTGGGCGTCGACACAGCGTGCATGGGAGCGAACACTCAGTGCACTCGTTGGCGGCTTCCGGAGTGCGCAGCTGTGAGCACTCGACGGCTTTGCTGAGATCTGACCTGTCATCTGATGACTCTGACGGACTGATCTGATTAAGTGAGTGCTCGCTCCGCAAGTGCAGGCTGGTCATCTGAGGTCTTGGCAAAGTAACGCCTGCGTTACGCGCCGCCACTTTGTGCCTGACAACGTTGACATGCGCAGTTATGACCAGCCACGATGACGCTTGATCCGCCCGCCTAGCGGCCCTCCCGCCGAGGAAGTTGGTTTGACCGTGCGACGTCTGACTGGGGTTATTGGGGCGGCACTCGGCTTAGCGCTGGTGCTCGCCTCGTGTGGAGACGGCAAGAGCAGCAGCGGTGGCAGCGGCTCCGGCAGCAAGAGCGAAGTGATCGCGATCGCCGCCGACCCGCTCGAGTACATCAACCCGCTGAACGAGAACGGCAGCCCGGGGATCCAGATCGCGATGGCGATGTTCGCGCCGCTGGTGACCACGGACCCGAACACCGGCAAGCTGCAGAACGTGATGGCCGACTCGGTCACGCCGGACAAGACCAGCCAGACCTGGACGATCAAGCTGAAGCCCGGCAACACCTTCCAGAACGGCCAGGCGGTCACCGCCAAGGACTACGTCGACAGCTGGAA from Kribbella sp. NBC_00709 carries:
- a CDS encoding HNH endonuclease signature motif containing protein, whose product is MERLDERPIWSMSSSEMLTALDAAQAEINRLQVRSLHLAAALDANGYAKELGANDTVRLLSVRYRLDSADVRRDLRLANALHKYPVVEAALGTGQSAAGSQALLSPGQAAAIVSALEKVPASAKVPVEDLQVAEKAMVQAADALPPSDLRKLGTEIRNRLDTDGSEPSDDDVSSPEALWLKKADRGVTFGGYLADENAELLQTLIFAGAKPHESADGRRDPRARTKRQADALTAVLAAAAGTGSAVPGHGDIKPHVTVTIDLEDLKNGTGAGNLTHGDFLPASAVRRLACDAGVIPLVLGSNSEPLDIGSEHRFVTRAIRQALNARDRGCVMCGAPPAMCEAHHVIHWADGGQTSLDNLALLCKRDHINVHQGHLTLHITNGRPVVTRPTWSDPDPPPLRNTA
- a CDS encoding M16 family metallopeptidase yields the protein MTRAITSTLLSPEAGGPVKRTVLPSGLRVLSQSVPGFRSVTFGLWVGVGSRDEPEQLAGATHFLEHLLFKGTERRDALEISAAIDAVGGEMNAFTGKEYTCYYARVLDSDLPLAVDVICDMITSATLTGADVESERDVIDEEIAMHADETSDHIHDLFAEQLWGKSPLGRSITGTPESVAGLSRQQVVGWYRRRYKPSNIVVSVAGNVDHAEVVRLVRKAFERHWVTAEAEPVAVRRDAGKRIPTYSGVQVHHRDVEQAHLVLGMPGLVRSDERRYIAGVLHGIVGGGMSSRLFQEVREKRGLAYSVFTFGSAYADSGMVGVYAGCLPKKAPEVLDVIRGELESIANGNITPDELLRGKGQMRGSVVMGLEDTGAKMTRIAKAELVYGELPTVDDILHRIDSVTLDEVTQLAADLYAGTPALTVMGPFDEDTTAFTL
- a CDS encoding cytochrome P450 → MNLIESLLSPEGRADPFPLYAEAHRLGPVLPITDTAFLVVGYAAVNEVLRNPGFRIPADPSSQPSLELMQRSILRANPPDHGRMRSLISQVFTPRRVAALQPAIEAAVDNLLDDLPAEVDFMDRFAFQLPVTVICELLGVPASERDRFRPLASDLTAALELTDTPDASADAAARELGEYFAHLIRNPAADGLVRALVAARDAGDGRLSDEELLGNLILLLVAGFETTTDLLGNGLAILLDRPQLTSTVSSDPAAFVEEVLRYDSPVQLTTRVAHTDGLSAGGVPMPAGSDLILLLGAANRDPARFPQPDEFDPERTDNKPLSFGAGAHICLGNSLARLEGTVAFARLVERFPSMSPAGRAARRDRLVLRGYQTLPVRLSAAGCSD
- a CDS encoding TetR/AcrR family transcriptional regulator, whose amino-acid sequence is MSVRAEKAQANRQRMRTAAQTLFAGRGYSATSMQAIADEAGMAVQTLYFTFGTKRALLGELLDVAVAGDDEPVPTLERPRVLAAIDNPDPVAQLQELAGIAREIYERVAPVLQVVAHAAPGDPEIHELWMTNNAQRAVAMERFITALAGKTPLRDGLDTAMAIDIALALQSPEMYQFFTTRRGWSPSRWEQWTADALVTQLLPPR
- a CDS encoding ABC transporter ATP-binding protein; this encodes MLDALRTARDSLLDAVRVAPGWLTTYSMLQLVLAVLPGAQVVLIRSLVDGGGTWGPLLGLTFVVGAMYPLTQVSNIAGQRMMLRLRLDYRVELARAAARLSPSRLADPEVVRDLEAGQAATHPMSDVAGKPVQVLSAAVTSVLLCIAIASINLLSGILVLAALVPTVLAFTLISRMEAKGWPRVAECDRAAAYATEQLIQQRSGTELAVLGSGWKVADLIAGSRTQATHVLDQMIWTAMNFELAAALVTVMLFGGALIALVAGGANGGAAAAAVAGTITGLNAIRQCGYAFGSIVTAAPQALIYRRFVRSVPAAAPQTVVPHVESVALDEVDFGYGDQPVLRDVCIEARRGELVALVGVNGAGKSTAINLLVGSLSPDSGRVLIDGKDAAHLTEAERLGYFGLLVQEFGRFEFTLRDAVGLGSPGVAADEDVRTALADTFAADLSLDTQLGQQWGGTGISGGQWQRLALARIRLRNAGVWILDEPTSAIDAEAEREIFADLRRTSADRVTIVVSHRAWTLREMDRIYVIDDGAVVQQGTYAALMSHPTGRFARLFAAQRE
- a CDS encoding FAD-binding oxidoreductase, producing MGTVEDFRGELIQPGDPSYDEHRKVWNGSIDRRPGVIARCTGVADIRAALAYARRTGGPVAVRGGGHSFPGHSTCDGGIVLDLGLLKGIRVDPVRRTARAQAGVLLGELDRETQEFGLATSAGIVTHTGLAGLTLGGGIGWLMRKYGLTIDNLLSVDVVTAEGELLTADAERNAELFWGIRGGGGNFGIVTDFEFQLHPVGPTVYAGLIAWPMEQSPEVMRFYRDWIKDVPDELTTAVVHRCLPSLPTIPSELHARPAVVVVVSYSGAVEDGERVVAPLKAFAPPMVDLCTARPFLSLQSMLDPTFPHGRWYYTRACDVDELTDEVVDIAVERGLAIDSPYSLFPIFHLGGAIARVSPDSTAYGGRSHGHAFNFVGATLGPDGFEAQRDWVRESSRALEPHQAGVYVNFLTDEGSDRIRSAYGATTYDRLQALKQKYDPGNLFHLNQNIPPH